The Oncorhynchus tshawytscha isolate Ot180627B unplaced genomic scaffold, Otsh_v2.0 Un_scaffold_1528_pilon_pilon, whole genome shotgun sequence genome has a segment encoding these proteins:
- the LOC112229604 gene encoding neurexophilin-1-like has translation MQATCWCAVLLLTPAFYLVTSVHASKGDLLKSGSPKSTLKHIWTESGKDLSISRLLSQTLHGKENTTALDLRYDTPEPYSEQDLWDWLRNSTDLHDSRPRAKRRPMVKTGKFKKMFGWGDFHSNIKTVKLNLLITGKIVDHGNGTFSVYFRHNSTGQGNVSVSLVPPTKIVEFDVAAQQSVIDAKDSKSFNCRIEYEKVEKGARNTLCNFDPSKTCYQEQTQSHVSWLCSKPFKVICIYISFYSTDYKLVQKVCPDYNYHSETPYFPSG, from the coding sequence GTGACAAGTGTACATGCTTCCAAGGGAGACCTCCTCAAATCGGGCAGCCCCAAGTCAACGTTAAAACACATATGGACAGAAAGCGGCAAGGACCTGTCAATCAGCAGGTTGCTGTCACAGACTCTCCATGGCAAAGAGAACACCACGGCCCTGGACCTGCGCTACGACACCCCGGAGCCCTACTCCGAGCAGGACCTCTGGGACTGGCTGAGGAACTCCACCGACCTCCATGATTCTAGACCTAGAGCCAAACGGCGGCCTATGGTCAAGACAGGCAAGTTCAAGAAGATGTTTGGCTGGGGAGACTTCCACTCCAACATCAAGACAGTCAAGCTCAACCTCCTCATCACCGGGAAGATTGTGGACCACGGCAACGGAACCTTCAGCGTCTACTTCAGACACAACTCCACAGGCCAGGGAAACGTGTCTGTGAGTCTCGTCCCGCCAACGAAGATCGTGGAGTTCGATGTGGCAGCCCAGCAGTCCGTGATTGACGCCAAGGACTCCAAGTCCTTCAACTGCCGCATCGAGTACGAGAAGGTGGAGAAGGGTGCCAGGAACACGCTGTGTAACTTCGACCCATCCAAGACATGTTACCAGGAGCAGACTCAGAGCCACGTCTCCTGGCTCTGTTCCAAGCCCTTTAAAGTAATCTGCATCTACATCTCCTTCTACAGCACTGACTACAAGCTGGTGCAGAAAGTCTGTCCGGACTACAACTACCACAGTGAAACTCCCTACTTCCCCTCTGGCTGA